A DNA window from Halorubrum sp. DM2 contains the following coding sequences:
- a CDS encoding YeeE/YedE family protein, whose protein sequence is MSEDRHPLFKPLIFIGGLIFGFGLGFSHMARPEVVLNFLQFDDLGLPFVMFGAAIVSGVAFALLPRIRDAAPLTGNPYERRLKPFDRNVLVGGAIFGVGWGLSGICPGAAYASLGVGNVTILWALAGMFLGAYAQGYWRSHGQARDTAPAGGD, encoded by the coding sequence GTGAGCGAGGACCGACATCCGCTGTTCAAGCCGCTGATCTTCATTGGCGGCCTGATCTTCGGGTTCGGACTCGGGTTCAGCCACATGGCGCGCCCGGAGGTCGTGCTGAACTTCCTCCAGTTCGACGACCTTGGCCTGCCGTTCGTGATGTTCGGTGCCGCTATCGTCTCCGGGGTCGCGTTCGCGCTGCTCCCCCGGATTCGAGATGCCGCGCCGCTCACCGGTAACCCCTACGAGCGGCGGCTGAAGCCGTTCGACCGGAACGTCCTCGTCGGCGGAGCCATCTTCGGCGTTGGCTGGGGACTCTCCGGAATCTGTCCCGGGGCAGCGTACGCGAGCCTCGGCGTCGGCAACGTCACTATCCTCTGGGCGCTCGCCGGGATGTTCCTCGGCGCGTACGCTCAGGGCTACTGGCGCAGCCATGGTCAGGCACGTGACACCGCCCCAGCGGGCGGCGACTAA
- a CDS encoding universal stress protein — MRALCATDLSAASEAAIENETCLTCLARIGVDTIHLVTVVPANVHSGMPGVNFEERRRQGLDQYRQVIEAAGFDVETHVVRGTPYRRINGIAETVHADLSVVGSRGQSPLKNRIIGSTARNLARTTVVPLLVNRVERATDEPDVLREHLFQRILFATDFSENADRAFDAFSYLRHATEEATLVHVRSPKDEGVDDVNPREQLADHASTLENWDIETRIEVRQGDPAAEILSVEAEVTPSTILVGSKGRSRIRRLLLGSVSEEIVARATGNVFLVPPPRAV, encoded by the coding sequence ATGAGGGCCCTATGCGCGACTGATCTTTCGGCCGCGAGCGAGGCTGCGATAGAGAACGAGACCTGTCTCACGTGCCTGGCCCGTATTGGTGTCGACACGATCCATCTCGTGACAGTCGTCCCGGCGAACGTCCACTCCGGGATGCCCGGCGTGAACTTCGAGGAGCGGCGTCGACAAGGACTGGACCAATATCGCCAGGTGATCGAAGCCGCAGGGTTCGACGTCGAGACGCACGTCGTTCGCGGAACTCCCTATCGACGAATCAATGGCATCGCCGAAACCGTACACGCCGACCTGTCTGTCGTCGGATCGAGAGGGCAGAGTCCACTGAAGAACCGCATTATCGGTTCGACCGCACGGAACCTCGCACGGACGACCGTCGTGCCGTTATTGGTCAATCGCGTCGAGCGGGCAACAGACGAGCCCGATGTCCTCCGGGAACATCTCTTTCAGCGGATTCTCTTCGCGACGGACTTCTCGGAGAACGCCGACCGAGCGTTCGACGCCTTCTCATACCTCCGTCACGCGACCGAGGAAGCAACGCTCGTTCACGTTCGGTCGCCGAAAGACGAGGGCGTCGACGATGTCAATCCACGAGAACAGTTGGCCGATCACGCGAGTACACTCGAAAACTGGGATATCGAGACACGGATCGAGGTCCGACAAGGAGACCCAGCTGCTGAAATCCTTTCCGTCGAAGCGGAGGTAACGCCGTCGACGATCCTCGTCGGGTCGAAGGGGCGAAGTCGTATTCGCCGGCTCCTGTTGGGTAGTGTCTCTGAAGAGATCGTCGCACGGGCGACGGGAAACGTCTTCCTCGTCCCGCCGCCCCGAGCAGTCTGA
- a CDS encoding inorganic phosphate transporter: MDPALIALFIGAALASLFMAWVIGAGSSGATPFAPAVGANAIGTMRAALLVGVFGFAGAVTQGGNVSEAVGNGLVGGMSMPVAGVILVLVLGAGLMAVGIITGYPIATAFTVTGAVIGVGLALGGTPVWAKYQQIAVVWVLTPFVGGGIAYAIASLLPRPDVPERYSIPVLVGLVTAVLVNIEFSFLGGENSTGTLREAGQQILAVDGRASALVVTGGVAVAVAAVVWWDVGRDQHGGLERVLLTLGSLVAFSAGGSQVGLAVGPLIPLLGGIEMVSTVVVLVGGGLGMLAGSWTGAPRMIKSLAQDYSSLGPRRAISALVPSFLIAQLAVLLGVPVSFNEIVVSAIIGSGAAVGGWNAVDGRKILLTVGAWVGSFVISFGVAYAASLLLL; this comes from the coding sequence ATGGACCCCGCTCTCATCGCCCTCTTCATCGGGGCAGCGCTCGCCAGTCTGTTCATGGCGTGGGTCATCGGCGCTGGATCGAGCGGTGCAACCCCGTTCGCCCCCGCCGTCGGGGCAAACGCCATCGGGACGATGCGAGCCGCGCTACTGGTCGGAGTTTTCGGGTTCGCCGGCGCTGTCACGCAGGGCGGAAACGTCTCGGAAGCTGTCGGAAATGGACTCGTCGGTGGGATGAGCATGCCCGTTGCTGGCGTTATCCTCGTGTTAGTGCTGGGGGCTGGCCTGATGGCCGTCGGCATCATCACCGGGTACCCGATTGCGACCGCATTCACCGTGACCGGTGCCGTCATCGGCGTCGGCCTCGCTCTCGGCGGGACGCCGGTCTGGGCGAAGTATCAGCAGATCGCGGTCGTCTGGGTGCTGACGCCGTTCGTGGGTGGCGGGATCGCGTACGCAATTGCGAGTCTGCTCCCGCGGCCTGACGTCCCTGAACGATACAGTATCCCCGTTCTCGTCGGGCTCGTCACCGCTGTTCTCGTGAACATCGAGTTCAGCTTCCTCGGTGGGGAGAATTCCACAGGAACCCTTCGGGAAGCCGGACAGCAGATACTGGCAGTCGACGGCCGTGCGTCGGCGCTCGTCGTGACTGGTGGTGTCGCCGTGGCTGTCGCTGCCGTCGTCTGGTGGGACGTCGGTCGCGACCAACATGGAGGGCTAGAGCGCGTGCTGCTCACTCTCGGCTCACTCGTTGCGTTCTCCGCGGGCGGCAGTCAGGTCGGACTCGCAGTCGGGCCCCTGATCCCACTCCTAGGGGGGATTGAGATGGTGTCGACAGTCGTGGTGCTGGTCGGTGGTGGCTTGGGGATGCTTGCGGGTTCGTGGACGGGCGCTCCCCGGATGATCAAGTCGCTCGCGCAGGACTACTCGTCGCTCGGGCCGCGACGCGCTATCTCCGCGCTCGTCCCGTCGTTTCTGATCGCACAGCTGGCCGTCCTGTTGGGTGTGCCAGTCTCGTTTAACGAAATCGTCGTCAGTGCGATCATCGGAAGCGGCGCGGCCGTCGGCGGGTGGAACGCCGTCGACGGTCGGAAAATACTCTTGACTGTAGGAGCGTGGGTGGGGTCGTTCGTGATCTCTTTCGGTGTCGCGTACGCCGCTAGCCTTCTGCTGTTGTAG